TTTCTGCATTTGTTGTAGAATTAATTTTTGGTTTAGTTTCAAACAGTCTTGCTCTAATTACAGACAGTATTCATGCATTGTTAGATACTGTAGTGACACTTGTTTTACTATTAGCAGCAAGGTGGGCAATTAAACCACCAGATGCAGAGCACACATACGGACATGGAAAGATTGAATCCTTAGGAGGATTAATTGGAGGAATAGCAATTTTTCTAATTGCATGTTTCTTCATCTACGAATCAATCAATAGATTACAGAGTCCACCACCAAGTATCTTACCAGGATTATTTGCAATTATTGGAGGACTTTACACAATTGGCATTGATTTTTTCAGAATAATACTTCTTAGAAAAAGTATCAAGGCAATTGGAGGAACAACTCTGAAAGCAGATTTCTACCATGCATTTATGGATCTAGGTTCAACATCAGTTGCAATTATAGGAATTATTCTAGTTACATATGGAATCTATTTTGGAGATTTTGTTGCAGCATTGATTTTAGGAGGATTACTAGCAGTACTAAGTATAAAATTAATTTACAAAACAGCACTGGATTTGACAGATATAATATCACCAGAACTAGTAAAAAATGTTCAAGAAATCACAAATTCAACAGAGGGAGTAGTTGATACAGGTTCAGTTCTGATGAGAAAATCAGGCGATACAATTTTTGCAGATATTACAATTTCATTAAGGGCAGATACAAGTTTTGAAAAAGCCCATGAAGTAAGCGACAGTGTTGAAAAAAATATTAAAAATCAAATTTCTAATGCAAAAATAACAATTCATTTTGAACCTAATTGGAAAGATGTTCCACTTGACGGAAAAATTTTTGAAATTGCAAAAAGTGTAAAAGGTGTTAAAGAAGTTCATAACGTCAATACAAATAAGACAAAAGGAAAAACATATTGCAATTTACATGTGATGGTAGATAGGGAGAGTAATCTAGTATCAGCACATAAAATTTCTGAAATTATTGAAGAAAAAATTCAAAGAGAAATACCAGAAATTACACATGCAACAATTCATCTAGAGCCATTTATCACAGTTCCAAAAAATATCAACATAGAAGACATAGCAACAGAAGAAAAAATTAGAAAAATTATTGAAGAATACTCTGATGTTAAAAAAGTAGGCAGAATTGTATCACTGAAATTTGAGAATATTTTCAAAATTGATATAGATTGTTCATTTGACAAAGAATTATCAATTGAAAAAGTTCATGATCTCACATCAGAAATTGAGCATGCAATCAGAATAGAAATTAAAAATTCAGTTATAACAATTCATCCAGAACCAAATTAGACAAAAATACTAGTAAAATACATTACCAACATTCCTATCGCAAATCCAGATACAACAGAAAGAGTTGAAAGATTACCATCATTTTCTTTTTGAATCCATTTCAATAAGACCAAAATTACTTGAAAAATAGCCCCTGCACCAATAGCTAAGAAAACTACGGAAGTAAATGGAGAGTAGGCAAATCCACCAATCCAGGCACCAAAAATGGCAGGTGAACCTGCAATTAATCCCATTATAGCCAATTTACCAATCATCAATTTCCCCCTAGACATAGGTGCGGCTATAGCAATACCTTCAGTAGTATTATGTAATGCAAAACCAACAATCAAAAAAGTACTGAATGCTATAGAACCAATTCCAACTGCTGCACCAATAGCTAAGCCCTCACCAAAATTATGTAAGCCAATTCCAATTGAAATCATCAATCCAATTGCCACAGGTTTTGAGAAATGCAGTGAATCAGATTTAGATATAATCTTATTTCCAACATAGTATAATGCCAAAAATGACAATACAACAACGGTAGATACAAGCAATGCACCGTTGAAACTATTTGCCAAATTTTCATTAGAAACTTCAATGGATTCTTCAATTGAATCAATTGCTAAAAATAACAATAATCCTGCAGTTAATGCCAAAAAGAAATGATATTTTTGTTTACTAATTTTTTTAATAAATGGAAGCCACAACAGTCCAATCATTACAGGAATTATTCCAACATAAGTTCCAATAATAGCAAAAAATATTGCAAGATCTAGAGTAAATTCTAAAGCAAATGCAGCAGATTCAATTTCTTTTTCAAAACGAGTTCCATCATCAATAGTGATCCCAATTCTATAGGGTTCTGCTTCATTCCACTCAAAAGGAATTCTAACTAAAGTTGTCTCATATCTTTCTAAATATCCATCGGGTTCTACTGCAGCTGGTTGTATTCTATCATTTACATCTGCAACAACGACTTGAACAGGTATTGAACCAGTATTTCTAACAGTAGCCTGAATTTCTGAATCAATGAAATCCACTTTTTCAATGGTTATTTCAGGAAGAGCTATTCCAAAATCTAACAAATCACCACCAGGTCCAAAAATATACAACATCAAAACAATGACAAATGCAAATGGAATAACACCACTTGCTGCCACCTTAAATTTTGAAGTATCACTAGCTGCCATATTTCACACTACTCTCATCAGAGTTGGCATTATCATTTACAAGAAACATTCCGACCCAACCTTTTTCTGAGAATTCCACTTTATGTGCATGGAAAAGATATTTTCCTGGATATGTATACTCAAATTCCATGATTCCACGCTCAGTTTGAGACAAAGTTATCATGTCAGTGTAAAAAGAAGGAACCAAATCAGTTCCAGTAGGGTAATAGGTATACAGATTTCCATGAAGATGGAAATTGTTTATTGGATCAAATTCCACCATATTGACAACATAAACTCGAATCAATTCATTGGTGTTAATTTGAATTGGATGATGTTGATAATAAAATGGGATTGTATTTGCAGCATAGAAATTATTTTCAGTATCAAAATCAGTATCCAAACCATTCAACACCATAACCATTTCATCGGCTGGTTCACGACCTTCTTTAGGGTCAACTATGAAAACACCATAAAGACCATGAACAATATGTTCTTCCAAAGGCATTACATGGCAATGATAAGGATGTACCCCAACAGGACCGGCTTCAAATTCATAAACAAATTTACCACCACCTGGTCCCACTATTTCAAAAACACCATCCATTTCAGCAGGATGAATTCCATGAAAATGAATTGTATGTTCTTTTGAACCATTGTTAATAAAATTAATTTTTAGTAAATCGCCTTCAGTGGCTCTAATTGTAGGACCTGGAACTGTTCCATTATAAGTCCAAACATTGTAAAAAACTCCAGGGGATACTTCCATCACTTTATCATCTTCAGCAATTATAGTATATTCTCTAACAGTTGTACCGTCTTCAAGTTTTGAAACTTTACCATAATTGAATTCGCGTAAATATTCCATAGGATCAAATTCTACTTCAGATACGGTATAAAGAGGATCAATTACTTCTCCAGTTGTTCGAATAACTTTTCCTGAATGAGTAACAAATGTCTTTAGTTCAGATTCGGCTTCAGAAAAACTTGGAAATACAATAATGGTAGATAAGCCAATTGTCACAGCAAGTAATACAATCATTAGAGTAGAACGAGTAATTTTCAATATATTGACAGAACTGGAAATTCTGTATTTAAAGTTAACATGAGCTAACTTTTTTAGCCCAGTCTAAATTATACATAAAAAATCAAAAATTAGGTTTAAAATAAAGAAAATAAAACAAAACCTGTGCAAAAAACGGGATTGTTAATTGTAATTTTTGGAATTTTAATTGTTGCAGGTCTCGGAACATCAGTACTTGAAAATCAAGTTACTTTAGAAGGGATTACTCAAGGTAACGGAAAAGTTAGTGTTTCAGAGACAGTAACAATTTCTGTTGATTTAGATAAAAAGGAAACACCAATGGTAATATTTGCTGTACAAATTATGGAATATAAGGAAAATACATTTTCAGCAAAAATTTTAGATCCTTCAGGAATGGAAATAATTTCAGAGAAAATTAATGAAGATACAATTGAACAAGAATTTGAGATATTTGATTCTGGAAATTATGAATTGATAATTCAAAGTTCTGATGATAAAGAAAGTTATGTTGCCGGTGCAATAGGTCCGATTCCAGATGCAGATAATCAAATCATCTTTTCAACAATATCAATAATTTGCACTATTTTAGGAATGATTGGGTTAGCAATTATTGCAATTTGGGAAATCAGAAATAAAAGAAGATCAATTTAGATAACTATCCATTTTTTCCAAACCATTTATTGCACCATCAAATGTATCATTGTTTTCAAGTAAGGAACTAAGTTTTTCATTATTTGCCGATATGAAATTTTTTTGATTTTCATTAGTTTTGAAAATAAACTCACATTCTATCAAATAATCTAGTCTTTGTAAAATATCAGATTCAGACATTGAAAATTCTTGAGACAATACATAGCATTCTTTTTTTCCATCTTCTAATTTTGCCAAAATTTCAGATGTAATGGGGTCAAACATACAATCAATAATTTTTTCCCTATCAAATGATTCATCCATAAATTAAATTAAAAAATTAGAATGTAATAACTTTTTGAATAAGTCAATAGGATAATTAAGAAATAAGAATATCTCAAAGTATGCAAAAACTCTGTAGCCATGATCCATCAGGCAAAGGTGAACATTGTTTTTGTATAGATATTGATTCACAGAGAGGTGTCAAAAAATGCTGTCAATGTAACGAATGGAATGTTCAAGGCAATAATTGGACAAAAGATGAGGACTTTAGATAATTTCAAGCCATCATTTACCAGAATCAAGCCAATTCCAGCAGAGATCTCTAAAAAAACTGATGATTTCTCCAAAATGACTGACGCCTAGCAATGGTTTTTATCGGGGTTTCTTAGAATTTTGGAATACTTGAGTAGCCAAGAATACAGACACATTGTAAGAATCGTAGGTAACGATATTCCAGGAGAAAGAAAACTTCTCGTAGGTTTAACCCAGATTAAAGGCATAGGCCATAATTTTGCAACAGCAATTGCAACTACATTAAAAATAAACACAAATTCTAACATCGGTCACCTTACAGATGCAAATGTTCAAGAAATTGAAAAATTAATTACAAATCCAAGTGAAGCAAATTTTCCATCATGGTTCCTCAACAGACAAAGAGATATTGAAACTGGAAAAGATTTACACTTGCTAACTTCAGACATTCCATTTACTTTAAGAAATGATATTGAAAGAGAAAGAATCACTGCCAGTTGGAGAGGTTATCGTCACCTAAGTGGTCTAAAAGTTAGAGGACAAAGAACTAGAACATCTGGTAGAAAAGGTGGAGCAGTGGGTGTAGCAAAAGGCGGATTAGCAGCTCCTGTTAAGAAAGCAAGTTCTGGTGCACCAGCTGCAGAAGCAGCACCAGCTGCAGCAACAGCAGATGCTCCAGCACCAGCTGCAGAAGCAGCTCCAGCGGAGAAAAAAGAATAGG
This window of the Candidatus Nitrosomarinus catalina genome carries:
- a CDS encoding cation-efflux pump yields the protein MFSQRTKVLQISLVAIFSAFVVELIFGLVSNSLALITDSIHALLDTVVTLVLLLAARWAIKPPDAEHTYGHGKIESLGGLIGGIAIFLIACFFIYESINRLQSPPPSILPGLFAIIGGLYTIGIDFFRIILLRKSIKAIGGTTLKADFYHAFMDLGSTSVAIIGIILVTYGIYFGDFVAALILGGLLAVLSIKLIYKTALDLTDIISPELVKNVQEITNSTEGVVDTGSVLMRKSGDTIFADITISLRADTSFEKAHEVSDSVEKNIKNQISNAKITIHFEPNWKDVPLDGKIFEIAKSVKGVKEVHNVNTNKTKGKTYCNLHVMVDRESNLVSAHKISEIIEEKIQREIPEITHATIHLEPFITVPKNINIEDIATEEKIRKIIEEYSDVKKVGRIVSLKFENIFKIDIDCSFDKELSIEKVHDLTSEIEHAIRIEIKNSVITIHPEPN
- a CDS encoding ZIP family metal transporter, producing the protein MAASDTSKFKVAASGVIPFAFVIVLMLYIFGPGGDLLDFGIALPEITIEKVDFIDSEIQATVRNTGSIPVQVVVADVNDRIQPAAVEPDGYLERYETTLVRIPFEWNEAEPYRIGITIDDGTRFEKEIESAAFALEFTLDLAIFFAIIGTYVGIIPVMIGLLWLPFIKKISKQKYHFFLALTAGLLLFLAIDSIEESIEVSNENLANSFNGALLVSTVVVLSFLALYYVGNKIISKSDSLHFSKPVAIGLMISIGIGLHNFGEGLAIGAAVGIGSIAFSTFLIVGFALHNTTEGIAIAAPMSRGKLMIGKLAIMGLIAGSPAIFGAWIGGFAYSPFTSVVFLAIGAGAIFQVILVLLKWIQKENDGNLSTLSVVSGFAIGMLVMYFTSIFV
- a CDS encoding multicopper oxidase domain-containing protein, with the protein product MIVLLAVTIGLSTIIVFPSFSEAESELKTFVTHSGKVIRTTGEVIDPLYTVSEVEFDPMEYLREFNYGKVSKLEDGTTVREYTIIAEDDKVMEVSPGVFYNVWTYNGTVPGPTIRATEGDLLKINFINNGSKEHTIHFHGIHPAEMDGVFEIVGPGGGKFVYEFEAGPVGVHPYHCHVMPLEEHIVHGLYGVFIVDPKEGREPADEMVMVLNGLDTDFDTENNFYAANTIPFYYQHHPIQINTNELIRVYVVNMVEFDPINNFHLHGNLYTYYPTGTDLVPSFYTDMITLSQTERGIMEFEYTYPGKYLFHAHKVEFSEKGWVGMFLVNDNANSDESSVKYGS
- a CDS encoding 30S ribosomal protein S13; its protein translation is MSSQEYRHIVRIVGNDIPGERKLLVGLTQIKGIGHNFATAIATTLKINTNSNIGHLTDANVQEIEKLITNPSEANFPSWFLNRQRDIETGKDLHLLTSDIPFTLRNDIERERITASWRGYRHLSGLKVRGQRTRTSGRKGGAVGVAKGGLAAPVKKASSGAPAAEAAPAAATADAPAPAAEAAPAEKKE